The Acidobacteriota bacterium region TCTATCGCCACATGGTGCGGCAGTCGCGGTGGTTGAAGGGGTAATGTTGGGACTGTATGACCCGGCAATTTACCGAAAAAAAGAAACTGATCGAAAGGTCACCTCCTTGACGGTGTGTGTTTCGGCAGATGTAGCCGAAGCTGCCCAGCAAGGACTTGAGGAAGGCCGGATCCTGGCTGAAGCCGCCAATTTTTCACGAAGTCTTTCGGTTGAGCCCGGAAATAAACTCCCACCGCGTGAAATGGCGCACCGGGCCCAGCAAATGTGTGAAACTTATGGGCTGGAATACACTGTGTTTGGACCGGAAAAAATGCAGGAACTCGGCATGGGTGCCTTACTGGGAGTGGCCGTCGGCAGCGATGAACCACCGCGACTCATTATCATGCACTATGTTCCAGAAAACCGAACCAGTGATTCCCGACTGGCACTGGTTGGGAAAGGCATCACCTTTGATACTGGCGGCATCTGCATCAAATCTCGCGACACGATGTGGGAAATGAAATATGACATGTCAGGTGGTGCGGCAGTCATCGGCGCAATGCAAGCGATTGCCCAGCTTAAACCTGGTGTTGAAGTGTACGGGTTGGTGGCGGCGGCGGAAAACATGCCTTCAGGGAAATCTTATCGCCCCGGCGATGTCCTGCACTCCTATGATGGAATGACCATTGAGGTAATTGACACTGATGCCGAAGGCCGACTGGTACTCTCTGATGCGATTGCCTATGCCCGAACACTCGGGGCGACCCACATTGTTGATTTGGCAACCCTGACCGGCGCCGTATTGGTGGCACTTGGCGTGGAACGCGCCGGACTGATGGGATCCGATACAGGTCTCGTTGAAGCCGTCAAACACGCCAGCAAACTGGCTGGTGAAAAGCTGTGGGAATTGCCACTGGATGAAGAATATCGCGAGCAAATCAAGAGCGATATTGCAGACATCAAAAATCTGGGTGGTCGTTTTGCTGGAACCATTACGGCTGGCTATTTCTTGCGGGAATTTGCTCACGACACTCCCTGGGTGCATCTTGATATTGCAGGAACTGCCTGGCTGGAAGACGAAGCCCCGGATATGGCCAAAGGGCCAACTGGATTTGGAGTCAAGACCATTACCTATCTGGCAAAATCAATGGCTGGGTAACACCACAAATGAAGAATGAAGAATGAAGAAGTTTTTAGTTCCTGGTTCTTGAAAGGTATTGATTCCTAAGAACTAAGCACCAGTCACCAGCTTTCTTCATTCTCAATTCTTCATTCTTCATTCTCCCAGGCCATTTTCACATTCATAAGAGAAAGAATTTATGTCACGTACTGCTCTCAAATTTTTCTGGATTGTGCTCTGTTTTTTTGGAATGAGCACGGTGGCGCAGGCCCAAGACTTTGAGGTTCTTCGGTATGATGTTACGGCCTCACTCCAACCTGCCGCCAATGCCGTGGAAGTCAAAGCAACACTAAGTCTGGTCAACCAAACCACTCAGGGTCTATCAGCGACGGAGTTGATCCTTCGGATTAACAAAGATGCCAGGGTCACGACTCTTCTTCTGAATGGAGCCACCGCCGAATTCAATCAAAAGGACGACCCGCGCCTGACTGGCGTCAGTACGGTAAGTACTCAACTCACCAGATCAATTCCTCCGAATGGAAAACTTGAAGCCGTCGTGCAGTACACCTTAACCGTGAAAGAGAGCAACCAGTATTCCGCGATTACACCCGGAGACTGCTTGTTACTGCCAGAAAGCTACTGGGTGCCAGTGGTCCATACGCCGTTCACCATACATGGTGCAGATACAGCACCTTATACATTGACCGTGACGCTGGCAGGTGACGGAGAAGTTTTGTCTGAGGGTGAAGGCAAGGGCGACGGAAAAACCATGACATTCACCCAAACCCTGAACAGCCAACCCTGGCTCATGGTTGGCGACCTTGGAAAACCTGTTACCCGAAGTATTACCCCAGCCGGAAGCAGTCCAATTACGATTGCGGTGGTTTCCCAGGTTGGATCGGCGGGCACAACCGGACAGATTGAACGTGTGTTGGACGAAATGGAAAAAATCGTCAGTTTTTATGTTCAAACCTTGGGCCCATCGCCAGCCAATCAATTTGTGGTGGCATCAAACTTTCGGGAAACCACTTATATCTCGCCAGGGGCGATCCTGGTTGGCAACGCGGTTTTCCG contains the following coding sequences:
- a CDS encoding leucyl aminopeptidase, producing the protein MNIQLHLKDLQTVSADVLIFPVFAGETAENEGLTALNDATTGAVTDAISRGELKGKPGEIVMLHQAGNCAFRRLMLIGMGDSKDFSIRRLRQRIGQAARVAVGKGAASLAVALRGNLSPHGAAVAVVEGVMLGLYDPAIYRKKETDRKVTSLTVCVSADVAEAAQQGLEEGRILAEAANFSRSLSVEPGNKLPPREMAHRAQQMCETYGLEYTVFGPEKMQELGMGALLGVAVGSDEPPRLIIMHYVPENRTSDSRLALVGKGITFDTGGICIKSRDTMWEMKYDMSGGAAVIGAMQAIAQLKPGVEVYGLVAAAENMPSGKSYRPGDVLHSYDGMTIEVIDTDAEGRLVLSDAIAYARTLGATHIVDLATLTGAVLVALGVERAGLMGSDTGLVEAVKHASKLAGEKLWELPLDEEYREQIKSDIADIKNLGGRFAGTITAGYFLREFAHDTPWVHLDIAGTAWLEDEAPDMAKGPTGFGVKTITYLAKSMAG